The following are from one region of the Gryllotalpicola protaetiae genome:
- a CDS encoding sugar phosphate isomerase/epimerase family protein — MSRISITNSVFGSDAIASLELQQAVGVTDLDLKDGLFGRTVVDLGPDEARRIAERSEQLGLNPYSMSTTFFDDEIAKGEQHFREQFLDRVGAAIEVASIVKPDVIRLMAAQAAGRQSGAPLIDYLDDGFDWVIPAYREAIGRFGDAGFGVVIENEVGASICSSPADVLALFDAIADAGPVSFTWDIQNMWETGHFPSLEVFEQLRPVIGYVHVKGGAMVDGVLHKASLRDADWPVLDIVRAVHVSGVSPVICVNPCHGRTPTGYNGIAVALDDIRFVAEATESAVAVAA, encoded by the coding sequence ATGAGCCGCATCTCCATCACGAATTCGGTATTCGGAAGCGACGCGATCGCGTCTCTCGAACTGCAGCAGGCGGTCGGAGTGACCGATCTCGACCTGAAGGACGGGCTGTTCGGCCGCACCGTGGTCGACCTCGGCCCCGACGAGGCGCGTCGCATCGCAGAGCGGTCGGAGCAGCTGGGGCTCAACCCCTACAGCATGTCGACGACGTTCTTCGACGACGAGATCGCGAAGGGGGAACAGCATTTCCGCGAGCAGTTCCTTGACCGCGTCGGGGCTGCGATCGAGGTCGCCTCAATCGTGAAGCCCGACGTGATCCGCCTGATGGCGGCCCAGGCCGCGGGACGGCAGAGCGGCGCTCCGTTGATCGACTATCTCGACGACGGCTTCGACTGGGTCATCCCCGCGTATCGCGAGGCGATCGGGCGTTTCGGCGACGCCGGCTTCGGCGTCGTCATCGAGAACGAGGTGGGCGCTTCGATCTGCAGCTCGCCCGCCGACGTGCTCGCCCTCTTCGACGCGATCGCCGACGCGGGGCCCGTGTCGTTCACGTGGGACATCCAGAACATGTGGGAGACCGGGCACTTCCCGTCGCTCGAGGTGTTCGAGCAGCTGCGCCCCGTGATCGGCTACGTCCACGTCAAGGGCGGCGCGATGGTCGACGGCGTGCTGCACAAGGCCTCTCTGCGCGATGCCGACTGGCCGGTGCTCGACATCGTCCGGGCGGTTCACGTCAGCGGGGTGAGCCCGGTGATCTGCGTGAATCCGTGCCACGGCCGGACGCCGACCGGATACAACGGCATCGCTGTGGCTCTCGATGACATCAGGTTCGTGGCCGAAGCGACGGAGTCCGCCGTCGCAGTGGCCGCCTAG
- a CDS encoding carbohydrate ABC transporter permease has translation MSALTASGRGVVTTDAQRTRKRKAPGAINPIYYVILIALVAFSMGPIVLSLFAALKTQSQLAADPLGLPTSPQWGNFLVAWTQANMAAGFLNSIIIVGGTVIGVSVIAGLAAYAMARLDLPFSGGFMGYLLVSSALPIQLFLVPLFFLWTKLGLYDTQIGLIIIYCATLSPFATLLLRSFMISIPRDFDDAARIDGAGELRVLFRIVLPIAWPGFLTIALITALDAYNEFLLAQTFIQSPDKMPVSIALYSFREGFSQNYVLISAAGWLMLLPMFVLFLILQRRFVDGISASGLTG, from the coding sequence ATGAGCGCATTGACGGCGAGCGGCAGGGGCGTCGTGACGACCGACGCCCAGCGCACTCGGAAGCGCAAGGCGCCCGGAGCGATCAATCCGATCTACTACGTGATCCTCATCGCGCTCGTCGCGTTCTCGATGGGGCCGATCGTGCTGTCCCTGTTCGCGGCGCTCAAGACGCAAAGCCAACTGGCGGCCGACCCGCTCGGCCTTCCGACGAGCCCGCAGTGGGGCAACTTCCTCGTCGCGTGGACTCAGGCGAACATGGCTGCCGGATTCCTGAACAGCATCATCATCGTCGGCGGCACCGTCATCGGCGTGAGTGTCATCGCCGGCCTCGCCGCCTACGCGATGGCGCGTCTCGACCTGCCGTTCAGCGGCGGCTTCATGGGCTACCTGCTGGTCAGCAGTGCCCTGCCGATCCAGCTCTTCCTGGTGCCGCTGTTCTTCCTGTGGACGAAGCTCGGGCTCTACGACACGCAGATCGGGCTGATCATCATCTACTGTGCGACGCTGAGCCCGTTCGCCACCCTGCTGCTGCGATCGTTCATGATCTCGATCCCTCGCGACTTCGACGACGCCGCGCGCATCGACGGTGCGGGCGAGCTGCGGGTGCTGTTCCGCATCGTGCTGCCGATCGCGTGGCCGGGATTCCTCACCATCGCGCTCATCACCGCGCTGGACGCCTACAACGAGTTCCTTCTGGCGCAGACCTTCATCCAGTCGCCGGACAAGATGCCGGTGTCGATCGCCCTGTACTCGTTCCGCGAAGGGTTCAGCCAGAACTACGTGCTGATCAGCGCCGCGGGCTGGCTGATGCTGCTGCCGATGTTCGTGCTGTTCCTGATCCTGCAACGACGTTTCGTCGACGGCATCTCCGCGAGCGGGCTGACCGGATGA
- a CDS encoding carbohydrate ABC transporter permease encodes MTTSKAELVRAARPSARPQARASRMGRRRAIWATAFIVPLLVVNVCVIAGPGLMSVYYSMTDWQGFGPANFIGFANYVRMFGDADFLTALLHNLIWTAIFLVVPMGMALLGAYLLSRLRRFATLFRALYFIPYIVASVVSSTIWSSLLAGSGIGSVIGINFLGNPSTALPAVAVANVWTRWGFLAVIFFAAMQSVNPSLYEASSLDGASTMQQFFHVTLPSIRPTLMFMGLMSVIWSFLVFDWIYIMTQGGPAGSTEVLSTLLYREAFTSQEAGYASAIGVVLALISGVIVGGYQFLRARKGWDI; translated from the coding sequence ATGACGACGAGCAAAGCCGAACTCGTGCGCGCCGCACGCCCGAGCGCCAGGCCGCAGGCCCGAGCGAGCCGCATGGGAAGACGAAGAGCGATCTGGGCCACCGCGTTCATCGTTCCGCTGCTGGTGGTGAACGTCTGCGTGATCGCGGGCCCTGGCCTCATGAGCGTGTACTACTCGATGACCGACTGGCAGGGCTTCGGTCCGGCGAACTTCATCGGCTTCGCCAACTACGTGCGCATGTTCGGCGATGCGGACTTCCTCACGGCGCTCCTGCACAACCTCATCTGGACGGCCATCTTCCTGGTCGTCCCGATGGGGATGGCGCTCCTCGGCGCCTACCTGCTCTCGCGGCTCCGCCGCTTCGCGACGCTGTTCCGGGCGCTTTACTTCATCCCGTACATCGTCGCGAGCGTCGTGAGCTCGACCATCTGGAGCAGCCTGCTCGCGGGAAGCGGCATCGGCTCGGTCATCGGGATCAACTTCCTGGGGAATCCGTCGACCGCCCTGCCTGCCGTCGCCGTCGCGAACGTGTGGACCCGCTGGGGATTCCTCGCGGTGATCTTCTTCGCGGCGATGCAGTCCGTCAACCCGTCGCTCTACGAGGCGTCGAGCCTCGACGGCGCGAGCACGATGCAGCAGTTCTTCCACGTCACGCTGCCGTCGATCAGACCGACGCTGATGTTCATGGGGCTGATGAGCGTGATCTGGTCGTTCCTTGTCTTCGACTGGATCTACATCATGACCCAGGGCGGACCGGCGGGATCGACGGAGGTCTTGAGCACACTGCTCTACCGCGAGGCGTTCACGAGCCAGGAGGCGGGCTACGCATCCGCCATCGGCGTCGTGCTCGCGCTCATCTCGGGCGTGATCGTCGGCGGCTACCAATTCCTGCGAGCGCGAAAGGGCTGGGACATATGA
- a CDS encoding ABC transporter substrate-binding protein produces MSTFTTSRRELLKLGGIAALGTITATTLAACASGSTASATGAPIQFWRAFDNTTQGNWYTKNFIDVYNKNNKPGVDLIVKQQPTIDQNLQVALTAGHAPDIVHSGGAPYVLAYSKSGYLANLDDYAKQYKWDTVFQKWAINSSLDSKGHLYGLPTAYNSVVMFYNPDTFKKHGWKYPTNKDEFESIMSDAKSKGMLPLAAGNAEKPVATGWYFSGLLNAIVGPQALYEALTGKRQWTDQVFVDAVAQIQDYSDKGWFGGGPQTYSTLKFGDMYTKLANGEAAMLIMLSWAFETLPPYFGSAAGNNATYEWKAIPPLGPDTPDDLYILAIGESLSINKKSADPDKAAAFLNWSMDPKRQMVGLANVDLPVAPVVVNIADAPKNIDKHVAQFYSALSETKTVGYGSWCSFPPKCHDYVNTEMQKVLFSQMTPTDFWSGFQTLFKLEFAQGQVPPVAEPTAER; encoded by the coding sequence GTGTCCACATTCACCACCAGCCGCAGAGAGCTGCTCAAGCTCGGCGGCATCGCAGCACTCGGCACCATCACGGCGACCACGCTCGCGGCGTGCGCGTCGGGCAGCACCGCCAGCGCCACGGGCGCGCCTATCCAGTTCTGGCGTGCGTTCGACAACACCACCCAGGGCAATTGGTACACGAAGAACTTCATCGACGTCTACAACAAGAACAACAAGCCGGGCGTCGACCTCATCGTCAAGCAGCAGCCAACGATCGACCAGAATCTGCAGGTCGCTCTGACGGCCGGGCACGCGCCCGACATCGTGCACTCCGGCGGCGCGCCGTACGTCCTCGCCTACTCGAAGTCCGGCTACCTGGCGAATCTCGACGACTACGCCAAGCAGTACAAGTGGGACACGGTCTTCCAGAAATGGGCCATCAACTCGTCGCTCGATTCAAAGGGCCACCTCTACGGCCTTCCGACGGCATACAACTCGGTCGTTATGTTCTACAACCCGGACACCTTCAAGAAGCACGGCTGGAAGTATCCGACGAACAAGGACGAGTTCGAGTCGATCATGAGCGATGCCAAGAGCAAGGGGATGCTTCCGCTTGCAGCAGGCAACGCCGAGAAGCCGGTCGCGACGGGCTGGTACTTCTCCGGGCTGCTGAATGCCATCGTCGGCCCGCAGGCGCTGTACGAGGCACTCACGGGCAAGCGCCAGTGGACCGACCAGGTGTTCGTCGACGCCGTCGCGCAGATCCAGGACTACTCGGACAAGGGGTGGTTCGGCGGCGGCCCGCAGACCTACTCGACCCTGAAGTTCGGCGATATGTACACGAAGCTCGCCAACGGCGAGGCCGCGATGCTCATCATGCTGTCGTGGGCATTCGAGACCCTTCCGCCGTACTTCGGTTCGGCGGCCGGCAACAACGCGACGTATGAGTGGAAGGCGATCCCGCCCCTCGGCCCCGACACCCCCGACGACCTGTACATCCTCGCCATCGGCGAGAGCCTGTCGATCAACAAGAAGTCGGCAGACCCCGACAAGGCAGCCGCCTTCCTCAACTGGAGCATGGACCCGAAGCGCCAGATGGTCGGGCTCGCCAACGTCGACCTGCCCGTCGCACCCGTCGTCGTGAACATCGCCGACGCGCCGAAGAACATCGACAAGCACGTCGCGCAGTTCTACTCGGCGCTCAGCGAGACGAAGACCGTCGGCTACGGCAGCTGGTGCTCGTTCCCGCCGAAGTGCCACGACTACGTGAACACGGAGATGCAGAAGGTGCTCTTCAGCCAGATGACGCCGACGGACTTCTGGTCGGGGTTCCAGACGCTGTTCAAGCTGGAGTTCGCACAGGGCCAGGTTCCGCCCGTCGCCGAGCCGACCGCCGAGCGCTAG
- a CDS encoding Gfo/Idh/MocA family protein: MDSSRIRLGLVGAGSHARRNILPAITFLPAQIVAIADTDAARAGAVASEYGARAFSDAMTMYESGEIDAVLLCVSPNAHPDLAIQAFGAGLDVWSEKPAATASADVERMIAARGDRVGMVGYKKAFMPAVSKAIELLGRDDEGPLRSALGLYPVQLPYFAEPPFPVTGWLTSGCHPVSLLRAVGGPVVSVTSHRDNGGGGVCIMRHASGALTNLHLSLGAPKFQPCERYLFVTDRHSIEIDNGRRLTFQRGFDVAYDEDFTFAPPGLDGGAIVWEAQDTMATMQGKSEVTQGIYNELLAFCTAVRTRENPAVGSLEFALDVTRIYEAALLSDGTPISL, translated from the coding sequence GTGGATTCGTCCCGCATTCGGCTCGGACTTGTAGGCGCCGGCTCGCACGCTCGTCGCAACATCCTGCCGGCGATCACTTTTCTGCCTGCGCAGATCGTGGCGATCGCCGACACGGACGCGGCCCGAGCTGGCGCGGTCGCGAGCGAGTACGGCGCGAGAGCCTTCTCCGATGCCATGACGATGTACGAATCGGGCGAGATCGACGCGGTGCTCCTGTGCGTGTCGCCCAACGCTCATCCCGACCTCGCGATCCAGGCCTTCGGCGCGGGGCTGGACGTCTGGTCCGAGAAACCGGCGGCCACGGCATCCGCCGACGTCGAGCGGATGATCGCCGCCCGTGGCGACCGCGTCGGCATGGTCGGCTACAAGAAGGCGTTCATGCCGGCGGTGTCGAAGGCGATCGAGTTGCTCGGCCGCGACGACGAGGGCCCGCTGCGGAGCGCGCTCGGCCTCTATCCCGTGCAGTTGCCTTATTTCGCCGAGCCCCCGTTCCCTGTGACCGGGTGGCTGACGAGCGGATGCCACCCGGTGTCGCTCCTGCGAGCCGTTGGCGGCCCCGTCGTCTCAGTGACCTCGCACCGCGATAACGGCGGCGGTGGCGTCTGCATCATGCGCCACGCGAGCGGCGCTCTGACCAACCTGCACCTCTCGCTCGGCGCGCCGAAGTTTCAGCCGTGTGAGCGCTACCTCTTCGTCACCGACCGACACAGCATCGAGATCGACAACGGCCGCAGGCTGACCTTCCAGCGGGGCTTCGACGTCGCCTACGACGAGGACTTCACCTTCGCGCCCCCCGGCCTCGACGGCGGGGCAATCGTCTGGGAGGCGCAGGACACCATGGCGACGATGCAGGGGAAGTCCGAGGTCACGCAGGGCATCTACAACGAACTGCTCGCCTTCTGCACTGCGGTGAGGACGCGCGAGAACCCTGCGGTCGGAAGCCTCGAGTTCGCCCTCGACGTGACCCGTATCTACGAAGCGGCGCTGCTGTCCGACGGCACGCCCATCAGTCTCTGA
- a CDS encoding PLP-dependent aminotransferase family protein, translated as MDSDIANKYSAEKLALMLLQWTDADGPLHRRLSLALRKLIDLGELPGGATLPPERALSDVLSVSRTTVVSAYRTLVEDGRLERQQGSGTRVVLSSDGRRTREVVSARNLVGDHAADVFLTESASTIDFVSAVLPQLPLIAEVAASVTEDDYRALTSRHQSYHPGGLPELRKRIAELYTAAGAPTESDQILITSGAQQALELIVRGCLRPQDHVVVEDPTYRGALEAFAHADCHVTAVASDERGADPAGFSRIAQTSDVRLVYVQSCVQNPTGATPSIERGRQILRIAERYGAIVVEDTALSGTEFDGLEHPPLAAIDTSAEVITIGSMSKLFWAGLRIGWIRASRRTIARFGQIKGLTDLGTSLISQQISIRLLEHRDEVARDRRKQLLRGLEQLTTLLGENLSQWSWTPPRGGASLWVTLPTADATYFSQVALRYGVAILPGSVFSPSSGRDCTRLPYGVDFATMNAGVGRLARAWEAYSTLQPEPIPFAPIRT; from the coding sequence TTGGACTCTGACATCGCAAACAAGTACTCGGCAGAGAAATTGGCGCTCATGTTGCTTCAATGGACCGACGCCGACGGTCCGCTGCATCGGCGTCTTAGCCTCGCCCTTCGCAAACTGATCGATCTGGGCGAACTACCCGGAGGTGCGACACTTCCGCCCGAGCGCGCCCTCAGCGATGTGCTCTCCGTCAGCAGAACGACCGTCGTCAGCGCGTATCGCACCCTCGTCGAGGACGGCCGGCTCGAACGCCAGCAGGGAAGCGGCACGCGAGTCGTGCTGTCCTCCGACGGCCGGCGGACCCGGGAAGTGGTCTCGGCGCGAAACCTCGTCGGTGACCATGCCGCCGACGTCTTCCTGACCGAGTCCGCGTCGACCATCGATTTCGTCTCCGCTGTGCTTCCCCAGCTGCCGCTCATTGCGGAGGTCGCGGCGTCCGTCACGGAGGATGACTACCGCGCCCTCACGTCACGGCACCAGAGCTACCACCCCGGCGGCCTTCCAGAGCTTCGCAAACGCATCGCCGAGCTCTATACCGCCGCGGGCGCACCGACAGAGTCCGACCAGATTCTCATCACGAGCGGCGCCCAGCAGGCGCTCGAGCTCATAGTCAGGGGCTGCCTGCGTCCGCAGGATCACGTCGTAGTCGAGGATCCCACCTATCGGGGTGCCCTCGAAGCCTTCGCGCACGCGGACTGCCACGTCACTGCGGTCGCCTCTGACGAGAGAGGTGCTGATCCAGCCGGATTTTCCAGGATTGCGCAGACCTCGGACGTACGCCTCGTGTACGTGCAATCGTGCGTGCAGAACCCCACAGGTGCGACGCCCTCGATCGAGCGCGGGCGACAGATCCTGCGCATCGCCGAACGCTACGGGGCCATCGTCGTCGAGGACACCGCGCTCTCGGGCACCGAGTTTGACGGTCTGGAGCATCCGCCTCTCGCAGCCATCGACACATCAGCCGAAGTAATCACGATCGGGTCGATGAGCAAGCTGTTCTGGGCCGGGCTCCGCATCGGGTGGATTCGCGCATCACGCCGCACAATCGCCCGCTTCGGGCAGATCAAGGGACTCACCGACCTCGGCACCTCGCTGATCAGCCAGCAGATCTCCATCCGCCTCCTCGAACATCGGGACGAGGTCGCCCGCGATCGCAGGAAGCAGTTGCTGCGCGGCCTCGAGCAACTGACGACGCTGCTGGGCGAGAATCTCAGTCAGTGGTCGTGGACACCGCCCCGAGGCGGAGCCTCGCTCTGGGTCACCCTGCCGACCGCGGACGCGACCTATTTCTCGCAAGTTGCGCTGCGCTACGGAGTCGCGATCCTGCCCGGATCGGTTTTTTCGCCCAGCAGCGGCCGCGACTGCACACGGCTGCCTTACGGTGTCGACTTCGCCACGATGAACGCCGGTGTCGGACGTCTTGCCCGCGCCTGGGAGGCGTATTCGACCCTGCAGCCGGAACCCATCCCGTTCGCGCCAATTCGCACATAG
- a CDS encoding carboxylesterase/lipase family protein: MTTPPGPEPLLELRPGSVRGRRALTPYGAVDEFLGVRYAVAERFKPPCQPPRSSDVVEASNYGPACPQPPLAGKAPWTDEAECLNLNVWRPTSGAEGMPAMIWIHGGGFQFGSNAQPGTSGATLAARHGIAVVSLNYRLGVLGFLALDHLLGPEFQDSANLALLDIIAGIRWVRTHADALGIDTGNITVFGQSAGGAAVSTLLAMRSTEGLFRRAIIQSGTAERAQPLSEARARTAELLALLGLHDARADALLSMPVDELLRAQQELVAQRHLGRVGFQATIQPTIDGVWLEDLPFRCVKRGSHSATDVLVGTNLDEQTQVVPLDWSEERLAELPETLAQLVADDLGSEAQPDDYVKAVEAETGILPTGAQAMSAYLTDRHQRQPSNRLLDARRGSAGRTFSYLFTWRGSAGSTHSLEIPFVFDQLDHARLQSTLGGQPPQSLADEMSALWAAFARGEELQTARGESWRPYWPQRLTMVFDAPSHLESDPRGALRLFFRAQNVPRLA, from the coding sequence ATGACGACGCCGCCTGGCCCGGAGCCGCTGCTCGAGCTTCGCCCCGGTTCCGTCCGAGGGCGCCGCGCGCTCACGCCGTACGGGGCCGTCGATGAATTCCTCGGCGTCCGCTATGCCGTCGCCGAGCGCTTCAAGCCGCCATGCCAGCCGCCTCGTAGCTCCGATGTCGTCGAGGCGTCGAACTACGGCCCGGCATGCCCGCAGCCACCGCTCGCCGGAAAGGCGCCCTGGACCGACGAGGCGGAATGCCTGAACCTCAACGTCTGGCGTCCGACGTCGGGAGCAGAGGGTATGCCGGCCATGATCTGGATCCATGGTGGCGGGTTCCAGTTCGGTTCGAACGCGCAACCAGGGACAAGCGGGGCGACTCTGGCCGCGCGTCACGGCATCGCTGTCGTGTCCCTGAACTACCGGCTCGGCGTCTTGGGGTTCTTGGCCCTCGATCACCTTCTCGGTCCGGAATTCCAGGATTCGGCAAACCTCGCGCTGCTCGACATCATCGCCGGAATCCGCTGGGTGCGCACCCACGCCGATGCCCTCGGAATCGACACGGGCAACATCACTGTGTTCGGGCAGTCCGCAGGCGGCGCAGCCGTATCGACCCTTCTCGCGATGCGCTCGACGGAGGGACTCTTCCGTCGCGCGATCATCCAAAGCGGAACCGCGGAGCGCGCGCAGCCACTCAGCGAGGCACGAGCGCGCACCGCCGAGTTGCTGGCGCTGCTCGGTCTTCACGACGCACGCGCCGATGCGCTGCTCTCGATGCCCGTGGATGAGCTGCTCCGCGCGCAGCAAGAGCTGGTCGCCCAGCGCCACCTCGGCCGCGTCGGATTCCAAGCCACGATTCAGCCCACCATCGACGGCGTATGGCTCGAAGATCTGCCCTTCCGATGCGTCAAGCGCGGCTCCCACTCGGCGACCGATGTGCTCGTCGGGACGAATCTCGACGAGCAGACGCAGGTCGTTCCACTGGACTGGTCCGAAGAGCGCCTCGCGGAGCTTCCTGAGACGCTCGCGCAGCTTGTGGCCGACGACCTCGGCTCGGAAGCCCAACCGGACGACTACGTGAAGGCCGTGGAAGCCGAGACCGGTATTCTACCGACCGGCGCGCAAGCCATGTCGGCGTACCTGACGGACCGGCATCAGCGCCAGCCCTCCAATCGGCTACTCGATGCACGTCGCGGCAGCGCCGGCCGGACGTTCTCGTATCTGTTCACGTGGCGGGGCAGCGCCGGCTCGACGCATTCACTGGAAATCCCCTTCGTTTTCGACCAACTCGACCACGCGCGACTGCAGAGCACATTGGGCGGCCAGCCGCCTCAGAGCCTCGCCGACGAGATGTCGGCGCTCTGGGCGGCGTTCGCTCGCGGGGAGGAACTACAGACCGCGCGAGGCGAGAGCTGGCGCCCGTACTGGCCGCAAAGGCTGACGATGGTCTTCGATGCCCCTAGCCATCTGGAATCCGACCCGCGCGGTGCGCTACGGCTGTTCTTCCGTGCTCAGAACGTGCCGCGCCTGGCGTGA
- a CDS encoding gamma carbonic anhydrase family protein, producing MSETRLTLPIGSPDESAAAYVAPGVALIGAVTLGEGSSVWFNAVLRADNEPITLGADSNLQDLVACHVDAGKPLTIGAGVSVGHSAVLHGCTIEDDVLVGMHATIMNGAVIGAGSLVAAGALVTEGAVVPPRSLVAGVPAKVRRELTDAEVSGIRLNAAHYAERAKLYAAL from the coding sequence ATGAGCGAGACACGCCTCACGCTACCCATCGGCTCCCCTGACGAGAGCGCGGCGGCCTACGTCGCCCCCGGTGTCGCGCTCATCGGCGCCGTCACCCTGGGCGAGGGCTCGAGTGTGTGGTTCAACGCGGTGCTGCGCGCCGACAACGAGCCGATCACCCTCGGCGCAGACTCGAACCTGCAGGATCTGGTCGCCTGCCACGTCGACGCGGGCAAGCCGCTCACGATCGGCGCAGGCGTCTCGGTCGGCCACAGCGCGGTTCTGCACGGCTGCACCATCGAAGACGATGTGCTCGTCGGCATGCACGCGACGATCATGAACGGCGCGGTGATCGGAGCCGGCTCGCTGGTCGCGGCCGGCGCGCTGGTCACCGAAGGCGCCGTGGTGCCGCCCCGGTCGCTGGTCGCCGGGGTGCCCGCGAAGGTGCGCCGAGAGCTGACGGATGCCGAGGTGTCAGGCATCCGCCTGAATGCCGCGCACTACGCCGAGCGCGCGAAGCTCTACGCCGCCCTCTAG
- a CDS encoding YbaK/EbsC family protein has protein sequence MNTEHPAVERVRAALAARGLTPEITWFEVGTPTATAAAEALGTTVGAIANSLVFTLDGEPILVMTSGAHRVDTAWLGERLGGTIERASKDVVKDATGQTIGGVAPVGHPSPIRTFVDRSLAQYDVLWAAAGHAHTVFPLSYAELVAITGGTVVDVTPGV, from the coding sequence ATGAACACCGAGCATCCCGCCGTCGAGAGAGTGCGGGCCGCGCTCGCCGCTCGCGGGCTCACGCCCGAGATCACCTGGTTCGAGGTCGGCACGCCGACCGCGACCGCTGCCGCCGAGGCACTCGGCACGACGGTCGGCGCGATCGCCAACTCGCTGGTGTTCACGCTCGATGGCGAGCCGATCCTCGTCATGACGAGCGGTGCGCATCGCGTCGACACCGCATGGTTGGGCGAGCGGCTCGGCGGCACGATCGAGCGCGCGTCGAAGGACGTGGTGAAGGATGCGACGGGCCAGACCATCGGCGGGGTGGCGCCGGTCGGGCATCCGTCGCCGATTCGCACCTTCGTCGATCGCTCGCTCGCGCAATACGACGTGCTCTGGGCGGCCGCGGGCCACGCGCACACGGTCTTCCCGCTGAGCTACGCCGAGCTGGTCGCCATCACCGGCGGCACCGTCGTCGACGTCACCCCTGGGGTCTGA
- a CDS encoding bifunctional methylenetetrahydrofolate dehydrogenase/methenyltetrahydrofolate cyclohydrolase, whose translation MSAIRLDGVATAAAIKGELASRVEALRARGIRPGLATLLVGGDPASVSYVTGKHRDSAEIGVESIKVELPGTASMADVERAIAELNSAPEVTGYLVQLPLPAGLDEHRVLELIDPAKDADGLHPRNLGELVLGVDGPIATPLPCTPNGVLELLRRYEVPIAGRHVVVIGRGLTVGRPLGLLLTRKGVDATVTLTHSRTPDLAAEARRADIVVAAVGVPGLVTADWVKPGAAVVDVGISRVGVTESGRARLAGDVAPEVWDVAGWVSPVPGGVGLMTRAMLLENLVAAAERQA comes from the coding sequence CTGAGCGCGATTCGTCTTGACGGCGTCGCGACTGCGGCGGCCATCAAAGGCGAATTGGCGTCGCGGGTCGAGGCGCTTCGGGCACGCGGCATCCGCCCGGGTCTTGCCACCCTGCTCGTCGGCGGCGACCCTGCATCGGTGTCGTACGTCACGGGGAAGCACCGGGACTCGGCCGAGATCGGCGTGGAGTCGATCAAGGTCGAGCTGCCTGGGACCGCGTCGATGGCGGATGTCGAACGGGCGATCGCTGAGCTCAACAGCGCCCCCGAGGTCACGGGCTACCTCGTGCAGCTGCCACTGCCGGCGGGCCTCGACGAGCATCGAGTGCTGGAACTGATCGACCCTGCGAAGGACGCCGACGGGCTGCACCCGCGCAATCTCGGTGAACTGGTGCTGGGCGTCGACGGGCCGATCGCGACGCCGCTGCCGTGCACACCGAACGGGGTTCTCGAGCTGCTGCGGCGCTACGAGGTGCCGATCGCGGGCCGGCACGTGGTCGTGATCGGGCGCGGCCTGACCGTCGGGCGTCCGCTCGGGCTGCTGCTCACCAGGAAGGGCGTCGACGCGACCGTGACACTGACCCATTCGCGCACGCCCGATCTCGCGGCCGAGGCACGCCGCGCGGACATCGTCGTGGCGGCCGTCGGCGTGCCGGGGCTCGTGACGGCCGACTGGGTGAAGCCGGGCGCCGCGGTCGTCGATGTCGGCATCTCGCGTGTCGGCGTGACCGAGTCCGGGCGCGCCAGGCTCGCGGGCGACGTCGCGCCCGAGGTGTGGGACGTCGCCGGCTGGGTGTCGCCCGTGCCCGGCGGTGTGGGCCTCATGACGCGCGCGATGCTGCTCGAGAACCTGGTCGCGGCGGCGGAAAGGCAGGCATGA